The Gammaproteobacteria bacterium genomic sequence CTTGCCGCCGGGTTTCCTGCTGGACCGGCAGCGGAACTCGCGTGACGGCAGCACGCTGACCTTCTATTTCAACGCGGCGAGAATGCTGGGCGCTGCGGCAGTGGAAGACCAGGACGGTGGACTGCGTGAAGAACTGCCCGGCTGCGAGGCGCTGGGCATGAAGATCATCGCCTACCCGCTGGATGGTTTCGTGCATTACCGCCCGGCGATCCTGCCAGCGAGCAAGGAGTTCCTGGAGGCATTGATCGTGCCGCACCAGACCACGGTGGTGGATATCGTGCTGCACCGGGTGGTGCGCAAGAACGTGTTCCGCATCGGCAAGCGCCATGAAACGTCGGATTTCACACGCAGTGAACCCGGACCACCCTTGCCGGGCGGCACCTCGCGGGACTGAAATTCGGGATTGGCTGGAGCCCAGGGGCTCAGGTGTTGCTGCCTGGAGCCCGGGCAGCGCGACCATCCTGGTCGGCTGCCTCTATCTCGGCCCGCAACTGTCTACGCTGGCGGAGCAGGAGGCTTACCACCTGCGCCCGTGCCAGTTCGCGGGACCGCCCGTGGCCATTGCGGAGGCTGACCAGTTCCTCTTCGTAATAGCGAATGTCCTCGTCGATGCTTGCCAGCGTGGCAGTGGCATCGACAGCAGGGCTGTCAGCGAGGCGGTTTTTTCTTGCTTCGTCCATGCTGCGACTTTAGGCCGCCTGCCCATGCGTTGCTTCAGCGGGGTGGATGGCCGCCCGTAAGTAATTGCTGATTGGCAGCAGCGAATTTCGACCTTTGTTAGACTAGGCGCCTCTCCGGTACCCGCTGCCGCCGTTTCATGGCGCCAACGGTGATTTCACAAGCAAGGATTCGTCCAATGAAGGCACTTTCCATCAGGGACCTGCGCAAGGTCTATTCCGACGGCACCGAAGCGGTCCGCGGCATCGATCTCGATGTCGAGGCCGGCGATTTCTTTGCCCTGCTGGGGCCCAACGGCGCCGGCAAGACGACCACCATCGGCATCGTCACTTCGCTGGTCAACAAGACGGGCGGCAAGGTCGAGGTGTTCGGCACCGATACCGACGTGGACTTTGCCACGGCCAAGTCGAACATCGGCCTGGTACCGCAGGAAGTGAACTTCAACATGTTCGAAACCTGCGAACAGATCGTGATGAACCAGGCCGGCTACTACGGCATCGATCGCACGACGGCAAAGGCACGGGCCGAGAAATACCTGCGCGAGCTGGATCTCTGGGAAAAGCGCAACCAGGTCTCCCGCAACCTGTCCGGTGGCATGAAGCGCCGCCTGATGATTGCCCGGGCGCTGGTCCACGAGCCGAAGCTGCTGATCCTGGACGAACCGACGGCCGGCGTGGATATCGAAATCCGCCGTTCCATGTGGGCCTTCCTCAGGAAGATCAATGCCGAGGGCACGACCATCATCCTGACTACGCATTACCTGGAAGAGGCCGAGAGCCTCTGCCGCAACATCGCCATCATCAACAAGGGCCGGATTGCGGAGAACACCCGCATGAAGAACCTGCTGGAAAAGCTGCATGTCGAGACCTTCATTCTCGACATGCAGGATGACGTCGCCGACCTGTCGGGCTTCGAGCAGTTCCAGCTGAAGAAGGTCGACGATCGCACCCTGGAGGCCGAGATCACCAAGGAAAACAGCATCAACGAGCTGTTTGCTGCGCTCTCCGACAAGGGCATGAAAGTGCTGTCCATGCGCAACAAGGTGAATCGCCTCGAGGAGCTGTTCGTCCGCATGGTCGAAGACCAGAACAAGGAGCCTGCCGCATGAGCCGCTTTACCGAGAATTTCATCGGCTTCCAGACGATCGTGCGCAAGGAA encodes the following:
- a CDS encoding ABC transporter ATP-binding protein, whose protein sequence is MKALSIRDLRKVYSDGTEAVRGIDLDVEAGDFFALLGPNGAGKTTTIGIVTSLVNKTGGKVEVFGTDTDVDFATAKSNIGLVPQEVNFNMFETCEQIVMNQAGYYGIDRTTAKARAEKYLRELDLWEKRNQVSRNLSGGMKRRLMIARALVHEPKLLILDEPTAGVDIEIRRSMWAFLRKINAEGTTIILTTHYLEEAESLCRNIAIINKGRIAENTRMKNLLEKLHVETFILDMQDDVADLSGFEQFQLKKVDDRTLEAEITKENSINELFAALSDKGMKVLSMRNKVNRLEELFVRMVEDQNKEPAA